ATATTTTACTAGCAATGTAACTATCAATACAGgtgacattaattttttttttaaatagaatgtaGTATACTATGGCCTTCAGAATCATACAAggacagaaataaaagaaatacatttaacatttcgtaatattgtatttaattgtatGATGTAGTGATCTCGACTATCTTGTGTTCAATGTGACCTCCTCTGACTGTAGGAATGTTTATGTTTTCATAAGactaaaattgacaaaatatcacaaaaataaaaattgtttgaaaatatccCGAAAACTAAGCAAGACTGCCACTTATATGTAcagaagaaaaagataaaaacatCGAATTCTATAATAGATTCGAGAAACACAAGTCGGTGAGAACATAAGTTTTCGATAAGTTCATCAATCTCTGCTAATTTCTCCAACCAATTTCTCTGCTAATCCGTGCAATACTCAAATGTGTCAAAGccgaaatattttttgttttatttttcccaATCTTTCCTCGGACAAAATTTGTCCACTGTGCAtcagatatttaataaattctaatgTCCAGCATTAGGGGGATTTCTTCTACAGATATATATGTcgcaaaaatatttcgaattacgAGAAATAAATGTACTGtatcttgaaaatgaaaaactttacattatgaatatatatacaattttacataGCTTATTCTCTATTACACAAAGTAGTTATCGTACACTAATTACGTTTAAATGTTTATGAAAGTCTCAGCCTAACAATGGGAATAATCatgaattgttttttatatcTACATTCTATGTCGTTACATGAATCTTGATCGAATTGTTGAGTTTCAATGTATTGTAGCTTCAATGTAGTGAGTTGAACTAATGTAGACGTAGTTCGATAACACAATTAGATGTGATTAGGTATTACAGATAtgttttacattaatttatgtatgtttttagcataaaataattaatgaatgacTGGAGgaatataaaaaggaaaaaagggagaaaagagaaccatgttatttttcttatttcaaattttcttatttcaaattttataaaaaacttTGTCCAAACTGATTGAATGATCATATTTGTTAAGACGTACATTACAAGACAAGTGTATTGATATCTCAACAAACATACTTGAGCAATATTCGTAAGAAATTAATGACGACACTGTAAGTAATGGTAGTTCTGGTATGAGTAGAACCAAAAATAGTAAACGGCATTAGCAAAGTGTGTAATAAATGGAACAACAAAATAGTAGAATAGGAAGAAGTGAAGTTACGACACAAAGAAAAAATGGATAAGTCAAATGTACTTATGAATAAGATActtctgtaaaaatatttgcCCTGagactaaataaatatatctgtattatattataatggatgaaaatataaacactGATTAAATTTAATCTAGTTGCATTTCGAGGGAAacgtgttatttattatatttgaaaaagtcTAAGCTGTCAGGATGATAAAACATTCTATGAATCCTcaagttttgttactttcaaaGTTATCAAATGTTTTGGAGCCAGCAGAAAGGCACGTTGATTAATTACATACGGAATTACAGTGTTATTGCAAACGTCGACTTTATATTTGCGAAGTATCCTTATGAGACCAACTTTCGTTTGGTAGATTGCAAAACGTGCACCTGCAAATAAagaagttttcattttatttaaaaagtagcatattttattttattcataaaccattatatattttattatattttattttttgaagtattatatattttatcttatttatgaagtattatatatttcattttacacgtGTATGTGTTATATGTACTTTAAAGCAAATGAACATGTTTCAGAGAATTGAATAGTGTgtgtgaaaaaattaaattttagagATGTATTTTTCTGAAATACAATGCATGTGTTTAGCAAGATTTAAGATTACAGATGTCATAACTTTGATAATGATacttaaatgatatttatatttatttgaatttaataaaatttactttttggtttttataaaaataaaagaacttgGGATTAATAATGCTTTGTACGTACCAATACAGTTCCTTGGGCCATCCCCAAAGGGTAAAAAGTGCATTGGATGTCTTTTCGATACTTCGTCTTGTGTGAATCGATTAATATCAAATACTTCAGGATTTGGGTAAATATCTGGGTCATAATGTACTCCATTTGCGGGTATAAACACACGTGTTCCTTTAGGTACCCATATTTTCGAGTCTTCGAAAGTGTAATCTTCTATTGTCTTTCTCATAATTGCAACTGGCGAATACTTTCTTAGTGTTtctatagtaataaataaaaaaattaaaacatgaaggcttcaaacaaaaattccagAAAATAGTATTTCCgtcgtataataaataatgaaatattgaaataaaacagataTGTAGAACACTAGGATAACAATTATGATAGTGAATTATgtatagtaaaaaaaaaaaattaaaataatgcaaataatATAAACCTTTAAATACACCATCTAAAATTggcataatttttatattttcataatgccATTCTCCATTGTTCATCTTCTCATGCTCTTTAATTTCTTCTCGCAATTTATCTTGAATATCCTGATGCTGGGCTAATTCGTAAAGTGCATTACTAATTGTCGATGATGAAGTTTCAAAACCAGCTATAAAGAAGACTAATGCTTGCCCAACGAGAAGGTTATCAGTCAATTCTGAAAAAAGATATAACTCTAACAGTTAAGTAATAAAcatattatatgtttattacAACTTATCACTGAGTCAGGAGATAAATAGTATTGAGTGACAATGTagtaatgataattaaaaacgAGTGAATATGTTGTTTACTTCAGGAATGAATGATGACAccgtatcaattattatatagtaaatattacgCATATAATAAAATGCACAAAAATATTGCGATGCGTCATCTGTCCAACAGACGACTATTCGATGGTTAACCGAAATTGTAATATCATTTATGTTAAGTGTAGATTATTGGAAACCCGAGAACCTCGAAAATTCTCGAAACTTAAGAGCGAACAGAGATCAgagaattcaaaattttacaCTACTATATTCCTGTGATTCAAAACTTTCGAAAttcagattaaccctttgcactcgacagtattttccactacaaatatttattactttctgatgaaatattaataaatattaatattaaacatttttcacaaCTAACACAAGAAATTATCTTGCATGAATTAATGTGTTGTGAATTCCACATGTGGACccattataaacaattaaatactgaattttaaattttgtaattttattgcgTCAAATCAGATGTCGGTTGAAAgacatctcgagtgcaaagcgttagaAAGGTTACAAAATCAATGAATGAGGAATCGTTTATAACGTgaatataaaatgaagaatttagtGAATACACCTCGCACTAGAGTGGACAGTGAAAAAAGTAAAGTATATCTCCATAAATCTTTATAACGCGTAACAAATGTTGACTTCAATCTTTACAAAAAGATATTTCTCTCGCAAAACAAAATCAGCATAAAGTTTGGAATCCGAGTCacaagcatttaaaaattaggTTCTATCTCACTTTAATTCATATCTAATTAATATACCAGAAGTTAACATGTTAACACTGCCACAAGAATTTTGAGCATTTTGTATGTTAATACTTATACTTTCGTAACAAtgttaaatgatattaaaagtaattactACTAATCTGATATCACAGTACtaatgttacactattatctagttacatatgttactaaatatttttattcgacatgaaTTTTGCATAACACTAGAGCATGACCTTTTGcataacactagaacaaccgagcatttaacatgattaatatgtagtctttatacaaattctaacaatagattttttcggatatttaacacttttacgatatcaataattgcgaaataagaaaactgaaacccgtcgtTTTGACGAGTGTGGTTATTCTAGTGGCAGTTATCAATAATATTGCATACGTACCGATATCTTGCAGTTTATCTGGATGCATTTTAAGATCAACCAGCGTATTCATGAAATCCTTTTTgatgatattattttttattctgtgGTCTATCATTTCCAACACCCTCTTCTTAAAGGCATCATTGCCAACGGGGTACGGTATCACATAACCAAGCATGGTGTATATCCATGGAAAGTATTCTCTTAGTctaaatcttattaattttatatacttgtaagAAGTAAACTTTTGTCCTATAACGTGAAACTCTGACCCCTCCGCCGACATTGCATTCATATTGACACCAAACACGCAACTGCCAATGACATCCGTAGTGTACCTTGCTGCCAATTC
This is a stretch of genomic DNA from Nomia melanderi isolate GNS246 chromosome 1, iyNomMela1, whole genome shotgun sequence. It encodes these proteins:
- the LOC143174576 gene encoding cytochrome P450 6A1-like gives rise to the protein MTGIEIFCGIALASLLVYYYLIGPYNFWKKQGVPGPKPIPLFGNAAPLLFSKETMVVFLSSIYKKYKNCPMVGIFINRQPALVVNDPELIKTVLIKDFTKFSDRAFEYNEVAEPLSIHLFALDSKRWRPVRRCLSPVFTSGKLKELFTLILECSNNLNNYLETLLATSDEVDFRELAARYTTDVIGSCVFGVNMNAMSAEGSEFHVIGQKFTSYKYIKLIRFRLREYFPWIYTMLGYVIPYPVGNDAFKKRVLEMIDHRIKNNIIKKDFMNTLVDLKMHPDKLQDIELTDNLLVGQALVFFIAGFETSSSTISNALYELAQHQDIQDKLREEIKEHEKMNNGEWHYENIKIMPILDGVFKETLRKYSPVAIMRKTIEDYTFEDSKIWVPKGTRVFIPANGVHYDPDIYPNPEVFDINRFTQDEVSKRHPMHFLPFGDGPRNCIGARFAIYQTKVGLIRILRKYKVDVCNNTVIPYVINQRAFLLAPKHLITLKVTKLEDS